The genomic interval TAGCCGCTATCTTTCTAGCCATCACGCTGCTTTGTGTCGAGCGCTTACGGATACACTATTCAACCGCTGCGACCATGGCGGGTTTGTCATTCATTGGAGCCGCCTTTTTGCTCCCGTTTGCCTGCCTGAGTTCTGATCGTTTGTTTCCCAACACCTCAACCTGTTCACTGGCAGTCGTCGCTCTGGCTTTAATTTCTCAGGTTGTAGGGCATGGCCTGCTGACTTACAGCCTCAAGTCATTTTCCTCTAGCCTGGTATCTGTATTAATGTTAGCAATTCCAGTCATGTCGTCATTGTTGGCTGCGGTGCTGTTTGGACAGCATCTGGGTTGGGTGAATAGCATTGCTTTTGGGATAGTGCTGATCGGCATTTATCTGGCTATTTCAGGTCAAGCCATCTCAGCGGCACAGGAGTAGGATCGATCGCGTGCCATGGCACTTAGCCTAATTCCCGATGGCGAAAGCAGTCGATGGTGTGATCATTGACCATGCCCGCCGCCTGCATGTAGGCATAGCAGATGGTGGACCCCACGAACGTAAAACCGCGCTGCTTTAGGTCTTTGCTCATCGCATCTGAGGCGGGGGTGCGGGCGGGAACTTCGGCCATCGTTGCCCAGGTATTCTGCACGGTTTCACCCTCAACAAACTGCCAGATGTAGCGATCGAAGCTGCCGTAGGCCTCCTGGATCTTCAGAAAAGCTTGGGCGTTGCGGGCGGCGGCAGCAACCTTGAGGCGATTGCGGACAATACCTGCGTTTTGCAAGAGTTCCTGCTGCTTGGCCTCGCCGTAGCGGGCTACGACCTCGGGGTCAAAATTGTCAAAGGCGGTGCGGAAATTTTCTCGCTTGCGCAGAATGGTGATCCAGCTCAGCCCCGCCTGAAAGCCGTCGAGAAGGATGAACTCAAAATGCTTGCGATCGCAATGCAGCGGCACCCCCCATTCCTTGTCATGGTAAGCCACCTCAATCGGGTCGTCGTGAACCCAGCCGCAGCGCGGATGCAAGTCTGAATCAGAAGACATAGGCTGTTTTCGAGAACCAAAGCAATTCAATTGTACTAGTTTTTGGTGCGAAGTTATAGATGCCGCTGATTCTCAGCGTGGGGCTAGTTGAGTCAGACAAGGACTTTGGCGGTGAGAGCGCTGACGATGCTCATGTGGGCCCCACAACCACGGCCACTGCGACCATGACCGCGAGCTGATCATCACGAGTTACGAATACTATTCCTCCGCGCACCTGGCCATAGACAGGTTTACGTCGCTGTCCTGCGCCAGCGATCGCCCTCTCTGTCACCACTATGAGATTCACACCGTTGCTGCCCAAACGCTCTAGGTCTTGGCGGCATTGAGGATGGCTTTGGGGAAGAGTTTGAGCCGGGGGCGATCGCTCCCCGGCTCAAACTCGCGATAGACATCGTCCATATCACAGAAGATCTGGGTGAGGTCGAGGCACGCTAGACTGAATGACATGGCTGAGATGCTTAGAATTCAAGACTTTGAGCGTAACTCTCAACCTATTTTCTTGCACTCTAATCTTTGTCGAACTCATGTTTTGTCTAAGATCTTATGTCTGAGATTCATAATCAGTCAGTTTGTCAGCCAGCCTACATGCTGCGCTGTTTGAAGTGTGAAGCCACCTATGCAGCCGATCCGTTTCGTCTCCACTGTGATGCCGACCATGAGCCATCGCTTCTGCGTGCGGTTTACACAAATCAAATGCTGGAGGTCAAACCCCACCTGCCTGGCGTCTTTCGGTTTATCGACTGGCTGCCCGTTGAAACCTGCCTCAACCTCTCTGGAAAACCGATCACCTATGCCAGCCATGTCTTAGCAAACTATCTGGGGCTAGAACGACTATTTATTAGCTTCAACGGCTATTGGCAAGAGCGCAACGCGAACCTATTGACCTGTTCATTTAAGGAGCTAGAAGCCCCATCGGTTTTGGGGCGAGTGCCGTCGAACCATTCGCAAACGCTGGTGATCGCCTCGGCTGGCAACACAGGTCGAGCCTTTGCCAATGTTTGTTCTCAATTAGAGCTGCCGCTTTGTCTGGTGATTCCCGAAAGCAGCTTATCGGCAATCTGGTCTCCCCAACCCTTTCATCCCAACGTCAAACTGATTGTCGTGGGTGGCAAGGGCGACTATTCAGATGCGATCGCCCTTGCTAAGATCATCAGCCAGATGGACAGGTTTTTCCCAGAGGGGGGAGCAGCCAATGTGGCGCGTCGCGATGGCATGG from Candidatus Obscuribacterales bacterium carries:
- a CDS encoding DNA-3-methyladenine glycosylase I; its protein translation is MSSDSDLHPRCGWVHDDPIEVAYHDKEWGVPLHCDRKHFEFILLDGFQAGLSWITILRKRENFRTAFDNFDPEVVARYGEAKQQELLQNAGIVRNRLKVAAAARNAQAFLKIQEAYGSFDRYIWQFVEGETVQNTWATMAEVPARTPASDAMSKDLKQRGFTFVGSTICYAYMQAAGMVNDHTIDCFRHRELG
- a CDS encoding cysteate synthase; this encodes MSEIHNQSVCQPAYMLRCLKCEATYAADPFRLHCDADHEPSLLRAVYTNQMLEVKPHLPGVFRFIDWLPVETCLNLSGKPITYASHVLANYLGLERLFISFNGYWQERNANLLTCSFKELEAPSVLGRVPSNHSQTLVIASAGNTGRAFANVCSQLELPLCLVIPESSLSAIWSPQPFHPNVKLIVVGGKGDYSDAIALAKIISQMDRFFPEGGAANVARRDGMGLTVLDAVVSIGQIPDHYFQAVGSGTGGISAWEANLRFLADGRFGNQKMKLHLAQNAPFTPMVDAWNAGLRELPHTHELVARDQIQQVSAHVLTNRHPAYGLIGGVYDALGDTQGKMYSITNAQSDRARCLFEELEGIDICPASGVATAALLQAVELGTVKRDDCILLNITSGGTQQMQREHPMHYLRPWRSFLPDEIRPDLVADRMGEFCHVAAPL